In Sphingobacterium thalpophilum, a genomic segment contains:
- a CDS encoding agmatine/peptidylarginine deiminase has translation MEQKKTFTLDYFDNSPKQQGFSFPAEWAKQEALWLSWPHKEESWPGKIETIYKPYCEFIKAVAAGQKVRINVANEEMQNFAITALKEVTTDFSNIEFYFNPTNDAWCRDHGPAFIINQATNQKAVVDWGYNAWGGKYPPFDLDDIVPTRIATTFNLPLFVPDIVMEGGSVEFNGAGTIMTTTACLLNKNRNPHLTKEQIETYLKEFYGQEQVLWLGDGIVGDDTDGHIDDITRFVNENTVLTVVEEDPRDENYEILQENLATLRSFRLLNGEPLHIVELPMPAPVIYDETRLPASYANFYIANDIVVVPIFNDKNDQRALDIIQGCFPTRKVIGINSVDIIWGLGSFHCLSQQEPALS, from the coding sequence ATGGAACAAAAAAAAACATTCACCCTGGACTATTTTGACAATTCCCCAAAACAACAGGGCTTCTCTTTTCCTGCAGAATGGGCAAAGCAAGAAGCCTTATGGTTGAGCTGGCCACATAAAGAGGAATCTTGGCCCGGGAAGATCGAAACAATATACAAACCTTATTGCGAATTTATTAAAGCCGTAGCAGCAGGGCAAAAAGTAAGGATTAACGTCGCTAATGAGGAAATGCAAAATTTTGCTATTACCGCACTCAAAGAAGTGACAACAGATTTTAGCAATATCGAATTCTACTTTAATCCGACTAACGATGCTTGGTGTAGAGACCACGGTCCCGCTTTTATTATTAACCAAGCAACAAATCAAAAAGCAGTAGTCGACTGGGGCTATAATGCCTGGGGTGGAAAATACCCTCCTTTCGACCTGGACGATATTGTTCCGACACGTATTGCCACAACATTCAACCTTCCTCTATTTGTCCCTGATATCGTCATGGAAGGCGGTTCAGTTGAGTTTAATGGCGCAGGAACAATCATGACAACAACGGCTTGTCTATTGAATAAAAACCGAAATCCACACCTGACAAAAGAGCAGATAGAAACTTATTTAAAAGAATTTTACGGTCAGGAACAGGTTTTATGGCTTGGAGACGGTATCGTTGGAGACGATACAGATGGACACATTGACGATATTACACGTTTCGTCAACGAAAACACCGTTTTAACAGTTGTCGAGGAAGATCCAAGGGATGAAAACTACGAGATACTTCAAGAAAATCTAGCAACACTTCGTTCATTTAGGCTCTTAAATGGAGAGCCACTGCATATCGTTGAGCTCCCAATGCCAGCACCGGTCATCTATGACGAAACAAGATTGCCTGCTTCTTATGCTAATTTCTACATTGCAAACGATATCGTTGTTGTACCGATCTTCAACGATAAAAATGACCAAAGAGCACTGGATATTATCCAAGGCTGTTTCCCTACACGTAAAGTCATCGGTATAAATTCCGTTGACATTATTTGGGGGCTGGGAAGTTTCCACTGTTTAAGCCAGCAGGAGCCGGCACTGAGCTAA
- a CDS encoding GDP-L-fucose synthase produces MRILILGCGWLAESFALHMKYQGHEVWASTTTSEKYHRLNADGIFSFILDFDYENFPARIDLPTQFDFVLNSIPASQKNSVAILENRFSNIKSFYRHITWKKQVFLSSIGIYPDKDAVFDEFYADTTELSSKLLLAEACMLGLADTIIYRLGGLFGKNRVFAKYFSERICTTGEQPANFVHIDDVIRLLEAASCNVLKHTVYNVVAPLHPKKKDVILASAKKYGYILPLAFEATNTIQKIVRGELLQEELEYEYVLPNPLQF; encoded by the coding sequence ATGAGGATACTCATTTTGGGATGTGGTTGGCTTGCAGAATCTTTTGCGCTACATATGAAGTATCAAGGCCATGAGGTTTGGGCTAGTACGACAACATCTGAAAAATACCATCGGTTGAATGCCGATGGTATTTTTTCATTTATTCTAGACTTTGATTATGAAAACTTTCCAGCAAGGATAGATTTACCTACTCAATTTGACTTCGTATTAAACAGTATTCCGGCAAGTCAGAAAAATAGTGTAGCGATTCTTGAAAACAGATTTTCGAATATTAAATCATTTTACAGGCACATTACTTGGAAGAAACAAGTCTTTCTGAGCTCTATTGGAATTTATCCGGATAAAGATGCTGTATTTGATGAATTCTATGCAGATACAACCGAGCTCTCATCAAAACTCTTGCTTGCTGAAGCATGCATGTTGGGATTGGCTGATACCATAATTTATCGATTAGGAGGTTTGTTTGGTAAAAACCGTGTTTTTGCCAAATATTTTTCCGAACGTATTTGTACGACGGGTGAACAGCCAGCCAATTTTGTTCATATCGATGATGTGATCAGACTGTTAGAGGCGGCATCTTGCAATGTGCTTAAACATACTGTATACAATGTTGTTGCTCCCTTACATCCTAAAAAAAAGGACGTAATTCTAGCGTCGGCAAAAAAATATGGCTATATTTTGCCACTTGCATTCGAAGCAACGAATACGATTCAAAAAATAGTTAGGGGTGAATTACTTCAAGAGGAACTGGAATATGAATATGTCCTGCCTAATCCTTTGCAATTTTAA
- a CDS encoding LexA family transcriptional regulator: MSNISSNLKFLRKGKKITQQQFADLMEIKRASVGAYEEDRAEPKYELLKKIAEFYGLTMDELANDVIDDKWKPVPKSNASNLRVLSVTVDADDRENIELVPVKASAGYLNGYGDPEYVAELPKFSLPMFGQGTFRAFEIKGDSMLPLPSGSIIVAEYVENWHDIKPGSTYIVVSKEDGVVYKRVAFKFKEDKGLKLVSDNKTYEPYWVETADILEVWKAKAFISTQLPEPTPEPTMETLTSMMAQMQKTINAVVDGSK; the protein is encoded by the coding sequence ATGTCAAATATTTCGTCCAATCTGAAATTCCTTCGAAAAGGAAAAAAAATCACCCAGCAACAATTTGCTGATCTTATGGAAATTAAGCGTGCGTCTGTCGGTGCATACGAGGAAGATCGAGCAGAGCCTAAATATGAGTTATTAAAGAAGATTGCCGAATTCTATGGTTTGACTATGGATGAGTTGGCAAACGATGTTATTGATGACAAATGGAAGCCGGTTCCTAAAAGCAATGCCTCAAATTTAAGGGTGCTTAGTGTGACTGTGGATGCAGATGATCGTGAAAATATCGAACTTGTTCCGGTTAAGGCTAGTGCGGGGTATTTAAATGGATATGGTGATCCAGAATATGTTGCTGAGTTGCCAAAGTTTTCGCTACCTATGTTTGGTCAGGGGACATTTCGTGCTTTTGAAATAAAAGGGGATTCGATGTTGCCTTTACCTTCTGGTTCTATTATTGTGGCCGAATACGTAGAAAATTGGCATGATATTAAACCAGGAAGTACCTATATTGTCGTGTCGAAAGAAGATGGTGTGGTGTATAAACGCGTTGCTTTTAAATTTAAAGAGGATAAAGGTTTGAAGCTTGTTTCTGATAATAAGACCTATGAGCCCTATTGGGTAGAGACTGCTGATATTCTTGAAGTGTGGAAGGCTAAGGCTTTTATTAGTACACAGCTGCCCGAACCTACTCCGGAGCCAACCATGGAAACCCTGACCAGCATGATGGCGCAGATGCAGAAGACGATTAATGCAGTGGTAGATGGTTCTAAATAG
- a CDS encoding GIY-YIG nuclease family protein, which translates to MNNFIVYISTDNNRKHFKIGLSSNIFSTVMELQQSNNFIFNQGPSLNRIIYTESFTNSETANKRISELQHFTTMQVERLIRKYNPNWNNLFPQQHQTFTKRDSNHAA; encoded by the coding sequence ATGAACAATTTTATTGTATATATATCAACTGACAACAATCGGAAACACTTTAAAATCGGTCTCAGTTCCAACATCTTTAGTACAGTAATGGAACTACAGCAGTCCAATAATTTTATTTTCAACCAGGGCCCTAGCTTAAATCGAATAATCTACACAGAATCTTTCACAAATTCGGAGACCGCCAATAAGAGAATAAGTGAACTGCAACATTTTACAACCATGCAAGTCGAAAGGCTCATCCGTAAATATAATCCTAATTGGAATAATCTTTTCCCTCAGCAACACCAAACGTTCACCAAGAGAGATTCCAACCACGCAGCCTAG
- the rpoN gene encoding RNA polymerase factor sigma-54, producing the protein MLKQTLQQKLLQKLSPQQIQFIKLLQVPTVSLDARIKEELEENPALEDGSLTNMTDPIEEYPDKDPDDNFDNEDGFDSEDFSLEDYIQEDDFKDYGNGYDYGDDDDDRKEMPVAIQQSFYEQLQQQLDLLALDDKHFLIGQQIIGSLDDDGYLRRPIINLVDDLAFGQNVMTDEQEVLDMLKVIQDFEPAGIGARDLQECLLIQLQKKDTQNPTIKLAIKVVANYLEEFTKKHYDKLEKSLGVSSEDLKNVVNEILKLNPKPGDSGAVAGKQLHIIPDFHISNNDGTLHLTLNGRNAPELRISRDYQHMFEHYEKSDQKDKKMKEAVQFVKQKLDSAKWFIDAIKQRQQTLLKTMNAIMEYQYDYFLTGDDRKLKPMILKDIADKIDMDISTVSRVANSKYVQTEFGTFLLKSFFSEAIQTDSGEEVSNKEVKKILEECIAKENKRKPLADEKLTEILKEKGYNIARRTVAKYREALNIPVARLRKEL; encoded by the coding sequence ATGTTAAAACAAACATTACAACAAAAGCTATTACAGAAATTGTCCCCGCAGCAAATACAATTTATAAAATTGTTGCAGGTTCCGACTGTTTCATTAGATGCGAGAATCAAGGAAGAATTAGAAGAAAACCCTGCGTTAGAAGATGGTAGCTTGACTAATATGACCGATCCTATAGAAGAATACCCCGATAAAGATCCAGATGACAACTTTGACAATGAAGACGGATTCGACTCAGAAGACTTTAGTTTAGAAGACTATATCCAGGAAGATGATTTCAAAGATTATGGCAATGGCTATGACTACGGAGATGACGATGACGACCGAAAAGAAATGCCTGTTGCAATTCAGCAATCCTTTTATGAGCAGTTACAACAACAATTAGACCTTTTAGCTTTAGATGACAAGCACTTTTTAATTGGCCAGCAAATTATTGGCAGTCTGGACGATGACGGCTATTTACGCCGGCCCATCATCAATCTTGTCGACGACCTCGCTTTTGGCCAAAATGTAATGACCGATGAACAGGAAGTATTGGATATGCTAAAGGTAATTCAAGATTTTGAGCCTGCAGGAATTGGAGCACGAGATCTGCAAGAGTGCCTATTGATCCAATTACAAAAAAAGGACACACAAAATCCCACAATCAAACTCGCTATTAAAGTCGTAGCGAATTACCTGGAAGAATTCACTAAAAAGCATTATGATAAATTAGAAAAATCTTTAGGCGTTTCATCAGAAGATTTAAAAAACGTAGTCAACGAAATTCTAAAACTTAATCCAAAACCAGGAGATTCTGGCGCAGTAGCAGGCAAGCAACTACATATTATCCCGGATTTCCATATCAGCAATAATGATGGAACACTGCATTTGACTTTAAATGGCCGAAATGCACCTGAGCTCCGCATAAGTCGTGATTATCAACACATGTTTGAACATTACGAGAAATCGGATCAAAAGGATAAAAAAATGAAAGAGGCTGTGCAATTTGTCAAACAAAAACTTGACTCAGCCAAATGGTTTATTGATGCAATAAAACAGCGTCAACAAACCCTACTAAAAACAATGAATGCAATCATGGAATACCAATATGATTATTTCCTCACAGGTGATGATCGTAAGCTAAAACCAATGATATTAAAAGACATCGCCGACAAAATCGATATGGATATATCAACTGTGTCGCGGGTAGCAAATTCAAAATACGTACAAACAGAATTTGGAACATTTCTCTTAAAATCGTTTTTCTCTGAAGCTATTCAAACGGATTCTGGTGAAGAAGTATCCAATAAAGAGGTTAAGAAAATATTGGAGGAGTGCATCGCAAAAGAAAATAAACGGAAACCCTTGGCTGACGAGAAACTCACTGAGATTCTCAAAGAAAAAGGCTACAATATTGCGCGGCGAACGGTTGCAAAATATCGGGAAGCATTGAACATTCCGGTAGCAAGATTACGAAAAGAGCTCTAA
- the proS gene encoding proline--tRNA ligase, whose protein sequence is MSKGITSRAEDYSQWYNELVIKADLAENSAVRGCMVIKPYGYAIWERMQAILDKRFKETGHSNAYFPLFIPKSFFSKEAAHVEGFATECAVVTHYRLKNDGTGKIVVDEEAKLEEELIVRPTSETIIWNTYRGWIESYRDLPILVNQWANVVRWEMRTRLFLRTAEFLWQEGHTAHATREEAIEETERMLDVYAEFAEKILAVPVVRGRKTENERFAGALDTYCIEALMQDGKALQAGTSHFLGQNFAKAFDVKFTSKEGKLEHVWATSWGVSTRLMGALIMAHSDDQGLVLPPKLAPIQVVIVPIFKTDAEKAQIDEFVNQLTKELRVNDISVKYDDRDTQRPGFKFAEWELKGVPVRVAVGARDMQNGTVELARRDTQTKETVAQEGLAGTIVQLLDTIQENIYQKALNFRTSHFTEVNSYDEFKEVLEGKGGFISCHWDGTTETEKRVKEETKATIRCIPLDAKEEEGVCIFTGKPSNRRVLFAKAY, encoded by the coding sequence ATGAGTAAAGGAATAACAAGTCGTGCTGAAGATTATTCGCAATGGTATAACGAGCTTGTGATCAAAGCTGATCTAGCTGAAAATTCAGCTGTACGAGGCTGTATGGTGATCAAACCATACGGGTACGCCATCTGGGAACGGATGCAAGCGATCTTAGATAAAAGATTTAAAGAAACAGGTCATAGCAACGCTTATTTCCCTTTATTCATTCCCAAATCGTTTTTTTCAAAAGAAGCTGCGCATGTGGAAGGTTTCGCTACCGAATGCGCGGTAGTAACTCATTATAGATTAAAAAACGATGGTACAGGTAAGATCGTAGTGGATGAAGAGGCGAAATTGGAGGAAGAGCTAATTGTACGTCCGACTTCTGAGACGATTATATGGAATACCTACCGTGGTTGGATTGAATCTTATCGTGATCTTCCAATTTTGGTCAACCAATGGGCCAACGTCGTACGATGGGAAATGCGTACACGTCTTTTCTTGCGTACTGCGGAGTTTTTGTGGCAGGAGGGCCATACAGCTCACGCAACCAGAGAAGAGGCTATTGAAGAAACCGAACGTATGCTTGATGTCTATGCGGAATTTGCTGAAAAGATATTGGCTGTGCCTGTTGTACGTGGTAGAAAAACAGAAAACGAACGTTTTGCGGGTGCCTTGGATACCTATTGTATTGAAGCATTGATGCAAGATGGAAAAGCATTGCAAGCAGGAACTTCTCATTTCCTCGGCCAAAACTTTGCAAAGGCGTTTGACGTGAAATTTACGTCTAAAGAAGGAAAATTGGAGCATGTTTGGGCGACTTCTTGGGGTGTTTCTACACGTTTGATGGGTGCATTGATTATGGCTCACTCAGATGATCAAGGATTGGTATTGCCACCAAAATTGGCACCAATTCAAGTTGTCATTGTTCCGATTTTTAAAACTGATGCAGAAAAAGCACAGATCGATGAATTCGTGAATCAGTTGACAAAAGAATTACGGGTGAACGACATATCCGTAAAATACGACGATCGGGACACTCAACGTCCGGGCTTTAAATTTGCAGAATGGGAGTTAAAAGGTGTTCCTGTACGTGTCGCAGTCGGGGCAAGAGATATGCAAAATGGTACGGTAGAATTAGCGCGACGTGATACCCAAACGAAGGAAACGGTTGCTCAGGAGGGCTTGGCCGGTACTATTGTACAATTGCTAGATACTATACAAGAAAATATATACCAAAAAGCATTAAATTTCAGGACATCGCATTTCACTGAAGTGAATTCGTATGATGAGTTTAAAGAAGTGCTGGAAGGTAAGGGTGGTTTTATCTCTTGTCATTGGGACGGAACAACAGAAACAGAAAAACGCGTAAAAGAAGAAACCAAGGCAACAATTCGTTGTATTCCTCTGGATGCGAAAGAAGAGGAAGGTGTTTGTATCTTTACCGGGAAGCCTTCAAATCGTCGTGTACTCTTTGCAAAAGCCTATTAA
- the rimP gene encoding ribosome assembly cofactor RimP, with protein MQHIEKRVIELIAEKIADREDLFIVSVKMRPNKILEILLDGDNGVNIDDCAQVSRHVGFHLEEENVIDDAYRLEVSSPGIDANFVNIRQYQKNIGRTVQVKLNDNTKVEGTLLTVDEMKINVLQKIKEKGKKAQEVEKELPFDQIKATKVVISF; from the coding sequence ATGCAGCATATAGAAAAGAGAGTTATTGAACTCATCGCGGAAAAAATTGCAGATCGCGAGGATTTGTTTATCGTCAGTGTGAAGATGCGCCCAAATAAAATTCTCGAGATTCTTTTGGACGGAGATAATGGGGTGAATATTGATGATTGCGCACAGGTGAGCCGTCATGTTGGTTTCCACTTGGAGGAGGAAAATGTAATTGATGATGCTTACCGTTTAGAGGTTTCATCTCCAGGTATTGATGCTAATTTTGTTAATATCCGACAGTATCAAAAGAATATAGGTCGTACAGTTCAGGTAAAGTTGAACGATAATACAAAAGTTGAAGGTACATTATTGACCGTAGACGAGATGAAGATCAATGTTCTTCAAAAGATAAAAGAAAAAGGTAAAAAAGCACAAGAGGTAGAAAAAGAACTTCCTTTTGATCAAATAAAAGCAACAAAAGTGGTAATTTCATTTTAA
- a CDS encoding penicillin-binding protein 1A has product MFKRIKNRILRYLVIAVYFIIILVCAIQLNFLWLFGYSPTKKDIVMPSVNISTELYTADSVLIGRYFDEDRNPIPFDSIPKSVTNALIATEDVRFYSHNGVDFFGLGSGIISTLKGDKRGASTITQQLAKNLYRTRYNKAGGLLTRLPVAGLVITKFKEWMTAYKLEQRYSKNQILEMYLNTVSFSNNAYGIETAAKRYFSKGANQLNQTEAAVLIGMLKGTTLYNPIRNPENAFVRKNTVLSQMYKGGFLKKEEYDKLVKEKIVLNTNSQDLNAGGDSYLRAAVAKWLEKWSEDNNYDIYTDGLKIYTTINSKLQKHAEEAVAKQMIELQQRLNNTWEGQEPWRDLSGKVIPNFLDNLAKKTPYYAFLSKKYANTPDSINYFLNKKKKIEVYNWKDGGKIQKDMSTMDSLKYYAMMLNAGMMSMDPYSGEIKAWVGGINHQYFKYDHVMQAKRQAGSTFKPFVYLAALESGMSPCDKITDKPVTIKIDKGDSVEVWEPKNADWNFSYREMSLRHAMARSINSVTVQLTDMVTPAKVVDAAHRCGITSKLNPVASVGLGPNDVSVFEMVNGYSTMMNHGERVSPLLVSKIEDHDGNVIATFQAERKQVVDKQDAWLMTYMLRGGMEEPGGTSQGLWEWDLFDKENEIGGKTGTSSEYVDGWYMGVTKDLVTGVWVGCDERSIHFKNSHSGEGSRTALPIFGVYMESVYKDKQLGYTQGKFPSPTVEITKSYKCETPRYSDPEPEQSDSTQVEEPADEGFIGPEEEGTEHPVERNHTEGADSGTSSVGSSSLEELGSQN; this is encoded by the coding sequence ATGTTTAAACGTATTAAGAATAGGATTCTTCGTTATCTTGTTATAGCAGTATATTTTATCATTATATTGGTGTGTGCTATACAATTGAATTTTTTGTGGCTCTTTGGTTATTCTCCAACAAAAAAGGATATCGTTATGCCTAGTGTTAATATTTCTACGGAATTATACACGGCAGATAGTGTTTTAATTGGACGGTATTTCGACGAGGACAGAAATCCAATTCCATTTGATAGTATTCCGAAGTCTGTTACTAATGCGTTGATTGCAACTGAGGATGTTCGTTTTTATAGCCATAATGGTGTTGATTTTTTTGGTCTAGGATCAGGTATTATCTCTACATTAAAAGGGGATAAACGAGGCGCGAGTACAATTACGCAACAGTTAGCTAAAAATCTTTATCGTACTCGTTATAATAAGGCCGGTGGATTGTTGACGCGTCTTCCCGTGGCGGGTCTAGTGATCACGAAGTTTAAGGAGTGGATGACGGCTTATAAATTGGAGCAACGTTATTCCAAAAATCAGATATTGGAGATGTATTTAAATACAGTATCCTTCAGTAATAATGCCTATGGGATTGAGACTGCTGCAAAGCGCTATTTTTCGAAAGGAGCGAATCAATTGAATCAGACCGAAGCTGCTGTTTTGATTGGCATGTTAAAAGGTACGACTTTATATAATCCTATTCGTAATCCCGAAAATGCTTTTGTGCGAAAAAACACCGTTTTAAGTCAAATGTATAAAGGTGGTTTTCTGAAAAAAGAAGAGTATGATAAACTGGTTAAGGAGAAGATTGTTTTGAATACAAATAGTCAAGATCTTAATGCGGGTGGAGATTCTTACTTACGTGCTGCAGTAGCTAAATGGTTGGAAAAATGGTCTGAGGATAACAATTATGATATCTATACAGACGGTTTGAAAATTTACACGACGATAAATTCTAAACTTCAAAAGCATGCTGAAGAGGCTGTGGCGAAACAAATGATTGAATTACAGCAACGTCTAAATAACACCTGGGAGGGCCAGGAGCCTTGGCGTGATTTATCAGGTAAGGTTATACCCAACTTCTTGGATAATTTGGCAAAGAAAACTCCTTATTATGCTTTTTTGAGTAAAAAATATGCAAATACCCCTGATAGCATCAATTACTTCCTAAATAAAAAGAAGAAGATCGAAGTTTATAATTGGAAGGATGGTGGTAAGATCCAAAAGGATATGTCTACAATGGATTCTTTGAAATATTATGCCATGATGTTAAATGCAGGCATGATGTCTATGGATCCGTACTCGGGTGAAATTAAAGCATGGGTGGGTGGGATCAACCACCAATATTTTAAGTATGATCACGTGATGCAGGCGAAGCGACAAGCGGGGTCTACATTTAAACCTTTTGTATACTTGGCTGCTTTGGAGTCAGGGATGTCTCCGTGTGATAAGATTACGGATAAACCTGTTACGATCAAGATTGATAAAGGAGATTCTGTTGAGGTTTGGGAGCCTAAAAATGCAGATTGGAATTTTTCCTATCGTGAAATGTCGTTGCGTCATGCGATGGCGCGTTCCATTAATTCGGTTACGGTTCAGTTAACTGATATGGTTACGCCCGCGAAAGTTGTTGATGCGGCACATCGTTGTGGTATTACAAGTAAATTAAATCCTGTTGCCTCTGTGGGGTTAGGACCTAATGATGTTTCTGTTTTTGAAATGGTGAATGGGTACTCGACGATGATGAATCACGGTGAGCGTGTCTCACCTTTATTGGTGTCTAAGATCGAGGATCATGATGGTAATGTTATTGCCACTTTTCAGGCGGAGCGTAAACAAGTGGTGGATAAACAAGATGCCTGGTTGATGACGTATATGCTGCGGGGTGGTATGGAAGAACCTGGAGGTACATCTCAGGGATTGTGGGAATGGGATTTATTTGATAAGGAAAATGAAATCGGAGGAAAGACAGGTACTTCTTCCGAATATGTAGATGGTTGGTATATGGGAGTGACTAAAGATTTGGTGACAGGTGTTTGGGTTGGCTGTGACGAACGGAGTATTCACTTTAAAAATTCTCATTCGGGAGAAGGTTCTCGTACAGCATTACCAATATTTGGGGTGTATATGGAGTCTGTTTATAAAGACAAACAATTGGGATATACGCAAGGTAAGTTTCCTAGTCCTACTGTTGAAATTACGAAATCTTACAAATGCGAAACTCCGCGTTATAGTGATCCGGAACCAGAGCAAAGTGATTCGACACAAGTAGAAGAGCCCGCTGATGAAGGATTTATCGGGCCTGAGGAAGAGGGAACGGAGCATCCTGTTGAGCGTAATCATACTGAAGGTGCTGATAGCGGAACGAGTAGCGTGGGGTCATCCTCGTTGGAGGAGCTTGGTAGTCAAAACTGA
- a CDS encoding carbon-nitrogen hydrolase, whose protein sequence is MSKVKVGVVQMSCTASKQENLEKAIAKVKEAAAKGAQIVCLQELFTSLYFCDVEDYDNFALAEAIPGPSTDALSAVAKEAGVVIIASLFEKRAEGLYHNTTAVLDADGSYLGKYRKMHIPDDPAFYEKFYFTPGDLGYKVFKTKFGKIGILICWDQWYPEASRITALMGAEILFYPTAIGWATDQDEETNKDQYNAWQTIQRSHAVANGVPVVSVNRVGFEQNGAMKFWGGSFVTNGQGKLLYLASHDKEEIEVVELDLNESDYFRKHWPFLRDRRIETYAPITKRFIDED, encoded by the coding sequence ATGAGCAAAGTAAAAGTTGGAGTTGTACAGATGAGCTGTACCGCAAGCAAACAAGAGAATCTCGAAAAAGCTATCGCTAAAGTAAAAGAAGCCGCTGCAAAAGGTGCGCAAATTGTGTGTCTGCAAGAACTATTTACCTCTTTATATTTCTGCGATGTGGAAGATTATGACAATTTCGCACTGGCTGAAGCTATTCCGGGTCCATCAACGGACGCCCTATCGGCTGTTGCTAAAGAAGCAGGTGTCGTCATTATCGCTTCATTATTTGAAAAAAGAGCAGAAGGACTGTACCATAATACAACCGCTGTATTGGATGCAGACGGTTCCTATTTAGGAAAATATCGCAAAATGCATATTCCAGATGACCCTGCGTTTTACGAAAAATTCTATTTTACACCAGGCGATTTAGGCTACAAAGTATTCAAAACAAAATTTGGAAAAATAGGCATCTTAATTTGCTGGGATCAATGGTATCCGGAAGCATCTCGAATTACCGCATTGATGGGTGCCGAAATTTTATTCTATCCTACTGCTATCGGATGGGCAACAGACCAAGATGAAGAAACCAACAAAGATCAATATAATGCATGGCAAACAATACAACGCTCCCATGCCGTTGCAAACGGCGTTCCTGTTGTATCCGTTAACCGTGTGGGATTTGAACAAAATGGTGCAATGAAATTCTGGGGTGGAAGCTTCGTGACGAATGGACAAGGTAAATTACTCTACCTTGCTTCACATGACAAAGAAGAAATTGAGGTCGTCGAACTAGATTTAAATGAATCGGACTATTTCAGAAAACATTGGCCATTTTTGAGAGACCGAAGAATCGAAACATACGCGCCGATCACCAAACGTTTTATTGACGAAGACTAA
- the agaR gene encoding transcriptional repressor AgaR produces the protein MTNVERHQYILKQLKEVGVVQVIDLCEELGVSSVTIRKDLTLLEDSGLLFRTHGGATQYNPYTTDRTVFEKEKLRSDDKSRIGKKAAEMIEENDSIIIASGTTMQSLAKQIVPKGNITVVTSALNVAMELIKYPSVEIMQMGGTLRKTSTSVTGKYAENLLQDFYCSKLFLGVDGIDLEYGISTSSAQEAQLNRIMIDTAQKVVVLADSSKFGRRSFGRICGFDKIDILITDDKVNTSFVESLEKAGVNVIVV, from the coding sequence ATGACAAATGTAGAGAGACATCAATATATCTTAAAACAATTAAAGGAAGTCGGCGTAGTTCAGGTAATTGATCTATGTGAGGAATTGGGCGTTTCCTCTGTGACCATTCGGAAGGATTTGACCTTGTTGGAAGATAGTGGATTGTTGTTTAGGACGCATGGCGGGGCAACACAATATAATCCTTATACGACTGATCGTACCGTATTTGAAAAAGAGAAACTTCGTTCGGATGATAAAAGCAGGATCGGGAAAAAAGCGGCTGAAATGATTGAGGAAAATGATTCCATCATTATAGCTTCAGGAACGACCATGCAGTCGCTAGCAAAGCAGATTGTTCCTAAAGGAAATATTACTGTAGTGACTTCGGCATTGAATGTTGCAATGGAATTGATCAAATATCCTTCGGTTGAAATCATGCAGATGGGGGGGACGCTTCGCAAGACCTCAACATCCGTAACGGGAAAGTATGCAGAAAATTTATTACAGGATTTTTATTGCAGTAAATTGTTTTTGGGTGTAGACGGGATTGACCTGGAGTACGGGATATCAACGTCAAGTGCGCAGGAAGCTCAATTAAATCGCATTATGATCGATACGGCTCAAAAAGTTGTCGTTCTTGCAGATTCTTCCAAATTTGGAAGAAGAAGTTTCGGACGAATTTGTGGTTTTGATAAAATTGATATATTAATTACCGATGACAAAGTAAATACAAGCTTTGTGGAATCGTTAGAAAAAGCTGGGGTAAACGTCATAGTTGTTTAA